One genomic segment of Helianthus annuus cultivar XRQ/B chromosome 14, HanXRQr2.0-SUNRISE, whole genome shotgun sequence includes these proteins:
- the LOC110903990 gene encoding probable N-acetyltransferase HLS1: MVVAENDRNAVVVIREFNPKTDRERVEQVERSCEVGPSGEYSLHADLLGDPVCRVRNSPAYLMLVAEMVVIADGEETRDIVGMIRGCIKTVTCGRKLSRKTNHPPEPRPVFTKLAYILGLRVSPTHRRMKIGLKLVCRMEDWFRDKGAEYSYIATDATNKPSVNLFTGKCGYSKFRNPSVLVHPVFAHRLHINQQVTIIKLSCTDAEVIYRHTFSTTEFFPRDIDSVLKNNLNLGTFLAIPKDCTHAVSWVGSEWFLSYPPDSWAIMSVWNCNDVFKLEVKGASWLKKGFVKTTRVLDQVFPFLNLPSLPQIFNPFGLHLLYGLGGVGPAYLKLARALFGYAHNLAKKRKCGVVATEVSSEDPLKSAIPHWKVLSFNDLWCIKRLDEDYSEGYIGDWRKSQPDISFFLDPREF, translated from the exons ATGGTGGTGGCGGAAAATGACCGCAATGCGGTGGTAGTCATTAGGGAATTCAACCCGAAAACCGACCGTGAGAGAGTCGAACAGGTGGAGAGAAGCTGTGAGGTGGGCCCGAGCGGCGAATACTCGCTCCACGCGGACCTCTTAGGTGACCCTGTTTGTAGAGTTCGCAACTCCCCTGCGTATCTCATGCTG GTCGCGGAGATGGTAGTGATCGCGGACGGAGAGGAGACGAGAGATATCGTGGGGATGATACGGGGTTGCATCAAAACCGTTACGTGTGGTAGAAAACTAAGCCGGAAAACTAACCATCCGCCTGAACCCCGCCCCGTCTTTACTAAACTCGCCTACATCCTAGGCCTCCGCGTCTCCCCTACTCACCG GAGGATGAAAATAGGATTAAAACTGGTTTGTAGAATGGAAGATTGGTTTAGAGACAAGGGTGCTGAATATTCGTACATAGCAACTGACGCAACTAACAAACCGTCCGTTAATCTCTTCACCGGAAAATGCGGATACTCAAAGTTCCGCAACCCGTCTGTTCTCGTACACCCGGTGTTTGCACACCGGCTTCACATCAACCAACAAGTAACCATCATTAAACTGTCATGTACCGATGCCGAGGTCATCTACCGTCACACATTTTCGACCACTGAGTTCTTCCCACGTGACATTGACTCGGTACTAAAAAACAACCTTAACCTTGGCACGTTCCTAGCAATACCAAAAGATTGCACACATGCCGTTTCATGGGTCGGGTCGGAATGGTTCCTTTCGTACCCACCCGACTCGTGGGCTATCATGAGTGTGTGGAATTGTAACGACGTGTTTAAGTTAGAAGTTAAAGGGGCGTCGTGGTTGAAAAAGGGGTTTGTGAAAACAACTAGGGTTTTGGATCAGGTATTCCCTTTTTTGAATTTGCCTTCATTGCCCCAGATTTTTAACCCGTTTGGGCTCCATTTGTTATACGGGCTAGGTGGGGTCGGCCCGGCTTATTTGAAGTTGGCTAGGGCCTTGTTTGGTTACGCTCACAACTTGGCCAAGAAGCGCAAGTGTGGTGTGGTGGCGACCGAGGTGTCAAGTGAGGATCCGCTTAAGTCCGCGATCCCGCATTGGAAAGTATTGTCGTTCAATGATTTATGGTGTATTAAGAGGCTTGATGAGGACTATAGCGAAGGGTATATTGGGGATTGGAGAAAGTCACAACCCGATATATCCTTTTTCCTTGATCCTAGAgaattttga